A single region of the Leptolyngbya subtilissima AS-A7 genome encodes:
- a CDS encoding class I SAM-dependent methyltransferase, with the protein MEDQQSPILFDQKVAASYDGKTALWVSGRDALFSLIRLIFAELPAEARILCVGVGTGTEIIALAQAFPQCQFTAVEPAPAMLDICCQKAEENGIVSRCTFHEGYLDSLPASGPFDAATCLLVSQFFKEADERSHFFSQIAQRLCPGGILISPDLVLGLSPVVHQSLFEVWLRMLGGSGWGEDDIEKVRAAWRLHITALIPSEIEAIIAAGGFDTPVLFFQTLFIHAWFSKRKLLD; encoded by the coding sequence ATGGAAGATCAACAGTCACCCATTCTGTTTGACCAAAAGGTTGCGGCTTCCTACGACGGGAAAACCGCTCTTTGGGTATCGGGACGCGATGCACTCTTTTCGTTAATACGCCTGATTTTCGCTGAGCTTCCGGCTGAGGCGCGGATTTTGTGTGTCGGCGTCGGAACTGGAACGGAGATCATTGCTTTGGCACAAGCCTTTCCGCAGTGTCAATTCACGGCGGTCGAGCCTGCGCCTGCGATGTTGGACATCTGCTGTCAAAAGGCTGAAGAAAACGGCATCGTTTCGCGTTGCACGTTCCACGAAGGCTATCTTGACTCGTTGCCCGCTTCTGGCCCGTTCGATGCGGCGACTTGCCTGTTGGTGTCTCAATTCTTTAAAGAAGCGGACGAGCGGAGCCACTTTTTCAGTCAAATAGCCCAACGCCTTTGCCCAGGCGGAATTCTGATCAGTCCTGATCTAGTTTTAGGCCTGTCGCCTGTGGTTCATCAAAGCTTGTTTGAAGTTTGGCTGCGAATGCTCGGAGGCTCCGGTTGGGGTGAAGACGACATTGAGAAGGTTCGCGCTGCCTGGCGTCTGCATATCACGGCTTTAATCCCGTCTGAAATTGAAGCCATCATTGCAGCGGGCGGTTTTGATACTCCGGTACTGTTTTTTCAAACCCTTTTTATTCACGCCTGGTTTTCAAAGCGAAAATTGCTGGACTAA